From Sporosarcina sp. 6E9, a single genomic window includes:
- a CDS encoding cell wall-binding repeat-containing protein, with translation MRIRRGLALLLTFLLVFSSSAMAAAGPVQLKDERTKPVTSQEKISKEDEQTYKATDKVRVVVEVKGDPAITYATNQGKKFSDLAESKKAALQKTALNSQEKVKKQLSSKNINMEFKENFTTVFNGFSGIVEYGEIEKITKISGVTNVTISTEYERPDAEPEMKYSKELVEAQRAWDEYGYNGEGMVVGIIDTGVDPSHKDMILSDDEKAALSETETNATIGENGLPGTFHTAKVPYGYNYMDENQEILDLGPGASMHGMHVAGTVGANGDEENGGIKGVSPEAQLLALKVFGNDPGMGSTWGDIYVKAIDDAIILGVDVLNLSLGSTASFVSPEDPEQKAIERAVENGVLMSISAGNSANFGNGFHNPYASNPDIGVVGSPGLSVDSLQVASLENSFMDMDAVNYSFDGQEGQAPFLSAGSVHPEDLDVTTFGVEYAGLGGTEADFAGKDFTGKFALIQRGEFDFVTKTRNAQAAGASGVIIYNNADGYVSMATEPDITIPQLFMLKTDGDLLAKQIKDGIAVTLEFAGEKATSANPLSGQMSGFTSWGVTPNLDFKPEITAPGGNILSTFQNDQYGTMSGTSMAAPHVSGGSAIVLQRVDEDFDLEGKARVEMAKNILMNTSRLVEDKGLYNNHYGLGNPYSPRRQGAGLMQLHAALSTPVVVTEVESNLGKVALKEIGDNVTFTLKAENVSDKAVTYNVDGNVQTDFVIDQKHNELEAGGIFKDGTIEEGSPWLGEFPISFSTDEITIPANESVTFEVTLDLTDAVDWAYNEPIDTFFENGYFVEGFVKLTDPTDTYPELSVPYVGFKGDWNAAPVLDKLAYDGNDSFYEQAAMLFDCGDGYCYLGVDPLTGKRSTSKIAISPNGDGANDEVIPLLSFLRNAKLAEYNVLDANKNVVRKIKSENNIRKNYFDGGSGGALPYRLNPSVAWDGKIKNKPAADGQYYYEIATTIDLPGKEAQKVQIPVIVDTVAPVVTASLDGNKVTFGATDERSGIAYAELLVNGESVTATNGEESEHTFDKKLPSGTTISVVAEDYAGNTTEYLISGVNDNTPPVISPTTPGTGEVFNTNEVQVTGTVSDNSKVVEFKVNGQDVELVWNKEKGNYSYDTTVTFDEDGSHIISLYAKDVAGNEASLSNSRFVIIDTTAPGLEADAPAVVNSDTTKVNLVAHLTDNFDEISYYVDGSEAFAQDQSGYDMVAFDKEVTTEVSVEPGKNVFELKVIDIAGNTTIKEVEVYRESVSRVSGSDRFDTSVEVSKKGWESAETVVLARGDDYADALAGVPYAHKLNAPILLTGSKKVYDSTLDELKRLGTKKVVLLGGESAISKAVETQLAADFEVERVAGKNRFDTAAKIATKVSPEGTDKVVVVNGMNFPDALSVASHAAQEGLPILLTEAKKLSKETKEAVKNLNATKTYVIGGTSAVSQLVELALPNTTRLAGEDRFGTNIEVAKHFGVESNHVYAATGLTFADALSGAPLAAKNDSTIILVGHSVPKAASKFITDQDFERVTIFGGESAVSKKVSDELTKLVQ, from the coding sequence TTGAGAATCCGAAGAGGTCTTGCCTTACTATTGACGTTTTTACTAGTTTTTTCAAGTAGTGCGATGGCGGCTGCCGGTCCAGTTCAATTGAAAGATGAACGGACAAAACCGGTAACATCGCAAGAGAAAATTAGCAAAGAAGACGAACAAACGTATAAAGCAACTGATAAAGTAAGAGTAGTTGTTGAAGTGAAAGGTGATCCTGCGATTACCTACGCGACAAACCAAGGGAAGAAGTTCAGTGATTTAGCTGAATCTAAAAAAGCAGCGTTACAAAAAACTGCACTAAATTCTCAAGAAAAAGTAAAAAAACAACTCTCTAGTAAAAATATAAATATGGAGTTTAAAGAAAACTTCACAACTGTATTCAACGGTTTTAGTGGAATCGTGGAATACGGTGAAATCGAGAAAATCACGAAAATCTCCGGTGTCACGAACGTTACGATTTCAACAGAATATGAGCGTCCAGATGCTGAACCTGAGATGAAATACAGTAAGGAATTAGTTGAAGCGCAAAGAGCATGGGATGAATACGGTTACAATGGCGAGGGTATGGTTGTTGGAATCATAGATACGGGTGTTGACCCAAGTCATAAAGATATGATTCTATCTGATGATGAGAAAGCCGCTCTATCAGAAACCGAAACCAATGCAACAATCGGTGAAAATGGCCTTCCAGGAACTTTCCATACTGCAAAAGTTCCATATGGTTATAACTATATGGATGAAAACCAAGAAATCCTTGACCTAGGACCTGGAGCATCAATGCACGGTATGCACGTAGCCGGTACAGTTGGTGCAAATGGTGATGAAGAAAATGGCGGCATTAAAGGTGTTTCTCCTGAAGCACAATTATTAGCGCTAAAAGTTTTCGGAAACGATCCGGGAATGGGTTCAACTTGGGGCGATATTTATGTTAAAGCAATTGACGATGCAATTATTTTAGGTGTAGATGTTCTTAACTTAAGCCTAGGATCGACTGCATCTTTCGTATCTCCAGAAGATCCAGAACAAAAAGCTATCGAGAGAGCAGTTGAAAATGGCGTGCTAATGTCCATTTCTGCTGGGAACTCAGCTAACTTTGGAAATGGATTCCATAATCCTTATGCATCGAATCCAGATATTGGTGTAGTAGGATCACCTGGTCTATCAGTCGATTCACTACAAGTTGCATCATTAGAAAACAGTTTTATGGATATGGATGCAGTAAACTATTCGTTTGACGGTCAAGAAGGGCAAGCTCCTTTCTTGTCAGCAGGTAGTGTCCATCCAGAAGATTTGGATGTAACAACATTTGGTGTTGAATATGCAGGACTTGGTGGAACCGAGGCAGACTTTGCTGGTAAGGATTTCACTGGGAAATTTGCATTAATTCAACGTGGAGAATTTGACTTTGTTACTAAAACTAGAAACGCACAAGCAGCTGGCGCTTCCGGGGTTATTATTTATAATAACGCAGACGGTTATGTAAGTATGGCGACAGAGCCAGATATTACAATTCCACAATTATTCATGTTGAAAACAGATGGTGATCTGTTAGCGAAACAAATTAAAGATGGCATCGCAGTTACACTTGAGTTCGCGGGCGAGAAAGCGACATCCGCAAACCCATTATCAGGTCAAATGTCAGGTTTCACTTCATGGGGTGTAACACCTAACTTGGATTTCAAACCTGAGATTACAGCACCGGGTGGAAATATTTTGTCGACATTCCAAAACGATCAATACGGAACGATGAGTGGTACATCAATGGCAGCACCGCATGTATCGGGTGGATCTGCAATTGTACTCCAACGTGTTGACGAAGATTTCGATTTAGAAGGAAAAGCTCGTGTTGAAATGGCTAAAAACATTTTGATGAATACGAGTCGCCTAGTAGAAGACAAAGGGTTATATAATAACCATTATGGATTGGGTAACCCGTATTCACCACGCCGTCAAGGTGCTGGTTTAATGCAACTTCATGCTGCATTGAGTACGCCTGTAGTTGTTACAGAAGTTGAATCAAATCTAGGAAAAGTTGCCTTAAAAGAAATCGGCGACAACGTTACGTTTACTTTGAAAGCAGAAAACGTGTCTGATAAAGCAGTTACGTATAATGTTGACGGTAACGTACAAACGGACTTTGTAATTGACCAGAAACATAATGAATTAGAAGCTGGCGGTATCTTCAAAGATGGAACAATTGAAGAAGGTTCACCGTGGTTAGGTGAGTTCCCAATTTCATTCAGTACTGATGAAATTACAATTCCTGCAAATGAAAGCGTAACTTTTGAAGTTACTCTTGATCTGACGGATGCAGTGGATTGGGCATACAATGAGCCAATTGATACATTCTTTGAAAATGGATATTTTGTAGAAGGCTTTGTTAAATTAACAGACCCTACAGATACGTATCCAGAACTATCTGTTCCATATGTTGGTTTCAAAGGTGATTGGAACGCAGCACCTGTACTTGACAAACTAGCGTATGACGGAAATGATTCATTCTATGAGCAGGCAGCAATGTTATTTGACTGTGGAGACGGATACTGTTACTTAGGTGTAGATCCATTAACAGGAAAACGCTCAACTTCAAAAATCGCAATTTCACCAAATGGTGACGGTGCGAATGATGAAGTTATTCCACTCTTATCATTCCTGCGTAATGCGAAATTAGCAGAATACAATGTGCTAGACGCAAACAAAAATGTAGTACGCAAGATTAAATCCGAGAACAACATTCGTAAGAACTATTTCGATGGTGGTTCAGGTGGAGCTTTACCATATAGACTGAATCCTTCTGTTGCTTGGGATGGAAAGATTAAAAACAAACCAGCTGCAGACGGCCAATATTACTATGAGATTGCAACAACAATTGACTTACCAGGAAAAGAAGCTCAAAAAGTTCAAATCCCTGTTATTGTTGATACTGTTGCCCCAGTAGTAACTGCAAGTCTAGATGGCAATAAAGTAACATTTGGAGCTACAGATGAGCGTTCAGGCATCGCTTATGCAGAATTACTCGTAAACGGTGAATCTGTTACCGCTACAAACGGTGAAGAGTCTGAACATACATTTGACAAAAAGCTTCCTTCCGGTACTACTATTTCAGTAGTAGCTGAAGACTATGCAGGGAATACAACAGAATATTTAATTAGTGGTGTGAACGATAATACACCACCAGTAATTTCGCCTACAACACCAGGAACTGGTGAAGTCTTTAACACAAATGAGGTTCAAGTAACTGGTACTGTTTCAGATAACTCTAAAGTTGTTGAGTTTAAAGTGAACGGTCAAGACGTTGAACTAGTTTGGAATAAAGAAAAAGGCAATTACAGTTACGATACAACAGTTACTTTTGATGAAGATGGATCGCACATCATTTCTCTTTACGCGAAAGATGTTGCAGGCAACGAAGCATCATTATCGAACAGCCGATTTGTAATTATTGACACAACAGCTCCAGGGCTTGAAGCCGATGCACCAGCTGTCGTAAATAGTGATACAACAAAAGTGAATCTAGTCGCACACTTGACGGATAACTTTGACGAAATCAGCTACTATGTTGATGGAAGTGAAGCATTCGCTCAAGATCAATCAGGCTACGACATGGTCGCATTCGACAAAGAAGTAACAACTGAAGTTTCCGTAGAACCAGGCAAAAACGTCTTTGAACTTAAAGTGATTGACATTGCTGGTAATACAACGATTAAGGAAGTAGAAGTTTACCGCGAAAGTGTTTCACGCGTTTCTGGAAGCGACCGTTTTGATACTTCAGTTGAAGTAAGTAAAAAAGGTTGGGAATCAGCAGAAACAGTAGTTCTTGCACGCGGAGATGACTACGCAGATGCTTTAGCGGGCGTCCCTTATGCGCATAAATTGAATGCTCCTATTCTTTTAACAGGAAGCAAAAAGGTTTATGACTCAACATTGGATGAACTTAAACGCCTTGGCACAAAGAAAGTTGTTCTATTAGGTGGAGAATCCGCCATCAGTAAAGCGGTAGAGACTCAGCTTGCAGCAGACTTTGAAGTAGAAAGAGTTGCAGGGAAGAACCGTTTCGATACAGCAGCGAAAATCGCTACCAAAGTTTCTCCAGAAGGAACAGATAAAGTAGTTGTTGTAAACGGCATGAACTTCCCGGATGCATTATCCGTTGCATCACATGCAGCACAAGAAGGCTTGCCAATTCTGTTGACAGAAGCGAAAAAGCTTTCAAAAGAAACTAAAGAAGCAGTCAAAAATCTTAACGCAACAAAAACGTATGTAATTGGTGGAACATCAGCTGTATCACAACTAGTTGAATTGGCTCTACCTAATACAACACGTTTAGCAGGCGAGGATCGTTTCGGAACAAATATCGAAGTTGCAAAACATTTCGGTGTTGAAAGCAACCACGTATATGCTGCGACAGGATTAACTTTCGCAGATGCTTTATCCGGCGCACCTTTAGCAGCTAAAAATGACAGCACAATCATTTTAGTCGGTCACTCCGTACCGAAAGCAGCGTCCAAGTTCATCACAGATCAAGACTTTGAACGCGTCACAATTTTCGGCGGCGAATCCGCAGTAAGTAAAAAAGTATCCGACGAGCTGACAAAACTAGTACAGTAA
- a CDS encoding BsuPI-related putative proteinase inhibitor yields the protein MKRRGLLVLSLVMITILLTWLAVNNGQQKTEINGEGEEKLKEEIVKVHKFDPNQSQTKGSKNDLVFSLVEAKDSTNANKKVTYTVKNEGTRNQKLSFTTSQRYDYELSSKEKGLIERFSDGKNFLQVLGDVTLAPGEEVSYDIKLPALEKGNYILTVYLAASGINYAHETLLFTIE from the coding sequence ATGAAAAGAAGAGGATTACTAGTCCTTTCATTAGTAATGATTACGATATTGTTAACTTGGCTAGCCGTAAATAATGGTCAGCAAAAGACTGAGATAAATGGTGAGGGGGAAGAGAAGTTGAAAGAAGAAATTGTTAAAGTTCACAAGTTCGATCCAAATCAATCACAAACTAAAGGGAGCAAAAACGACCTCGTTTTTTCACTTGTCGAAGCGAAGGATTCTACAAATGCCAACAAAAAGGTGACCTATACTGTTAAAAATGAAGGAACTCGTAACCAGAAACTTTCATTTACGACAAGTCAAAGATACGACTATGAATTGAGCAGTAAAGAAAAGGGATTGATAGAACGTTTTTCAGATGGCAAAAACTTTCTGCAAGTATTAGGAGATGTAACGCTCGCTCCTGGAGAAGAAGTAAGCTATGACATTAAGCTTCCTGCATTAGAGAAAGGAAACTACATTTTAACGGTTTATTTAGCTGCATCTGGTATCAATTACGCTCACGAAACCCTTTTATTTACAATCGAGTGA
- a CDS encoding cell wall-binding repeat-containing protein — protein sequence MIRKLKSIFAMVLVIMIALPNVMIAAPIEAELPNLQKALLERAEQIAKSDEYQKSLIKPETEIDFDSEKKDEKVRVIIELDSDPGLVYAKANNITLDKALSKIETKLVNEQQKVQNNISKAGINLKFLSNYTATINGFSGEVKNSEIEKIKKLTNVKNVYISNEYERPAPLMTDSHGLIGSQETWDIGYKGEGMVVAVIDSGYDIYHDDFKLSEETATTLSEADIKELDVDGKYYTEKVPYAYNYYDKNHTIKEPLGASHGQHVAGTVTANGTIKGVAPESQLLAMRVFSNDPFYATTFSDIYIKAIDDAIKLGADSLNMSLGSPAGFTRENSAEDIAIKNAVESGIVAAIAAGNDRNIVYNKSTKALASNPDVGVVGSPGLNEASFSVASIDNVDENSVLFLTYLVNGEKKEAEILVASESPSPKTLPANSEFVFAGLGKVEDFGKVDVNGKIALIERGELDFTAKLANAQDAGASGVVVFNHSSGGEELINMAGGENAEVPFLFIGNRAGAELAKSVNTETKISFEKSEDAYNGPKISSFSSWGVTPDLRLKPEISAPGGGIYSTQNDNTYGTMSGTSMATPHVAGGAALVQQYISGNDKFSNLTVGERTDLAKVLMMNTAYIIKDEHDNVYSPRIQGAGVMDLENAVETTVKVVNTKTNEAKVELKELQSKSFTLNLAVTNFGDKAVEYDVSSVLLADQVENGYLVETSREVTHTTTGAESFTIEPGEVVELSTTINFEEDELPLNSFVEGFLVLTGNDSIDLSIPFTGFYGDWTSQKVLDNFIVNDPDGPTFFNFAGMMGIGELWFPGMPYPFPEYFFYDTARMDMNPGVEIAKSAGTDVVVPHLTFMRNAEKVEFNILDENKKVLRTIGSEANIRKYAGAGRATADTYGSGLWDGMINGKPAEEGHYFYEIKSTINYPGAQPQSKTMPILIDKTAPEVSNIEYDKETKTLSWDAIDNGYPTDSVGISSFTISNSIESGDGEITVEAQKNETSFTVDVSSLVGDNPENLYIWSYDNLLNSAVETVNVEEIPTEAGEPFIFLNSPGLLDFYGEKVNVQGYVAGYEGLDKVLLGKDEIEANLEYKESVTIYFGSWVYEGPAYEFTKELTLEDGYHELSVKAIAKDGSEDSIMRRMYVDTTAPTLEVTVEDRDLASNKATLKFVMKDNFPFFKLTENGNELYKFNGFNDSIIAGPDEKTIEKEMSLDVGENSFTFVLSDILGQTSEVTLNVNRGSVDDLSESYSGSDRYGTAVEISQAEFENADTVVLASGVNFPDALAGGPLATVLNAPLLLTGEKKIPEIVMDEITRLDAKNVILLGGENSVSGQVQKSIESLGLKVERISGANRYETATLIAQEIKAINGSKEAFVVNGSNFADALAISSVAGRDGVPILLTQKDVLTKETSDAIKKWKIKELTVVGGEAAVSADALLNIIGWGASIDRVYGADRFETALEIAETFYPDATKAVFTNGLDFPDALSGAPLAARNDAPVILTRSTVLEKPITPYLKDSSVEDAIFLGGKNALSDDVRQEIVNVLKK from the coding sequence TTGATTAGAAAACTTAAAAGTATTTTTGCAATGGTCCTTGTCATAATGATTGCGCTACCAAATGTAATGATTGCGGCGCCCATTGAAGCTGAACTACCAAATTTACAAAAGGCTTTACTAGAAAGAGCAGAACAAATTGCCAAATCGGATGAATATCAAAAGTCGCTTATTAAACCCGAGACGGAAATAGACTTTGATAGCGAGAAAAAAGATGAGAAAGTTCGAGTGATTATTGAACTCGATTCCGATCCTGGTCTCGTTTATGCGAAAGCCAATAACATAACGCTAGATAAAGCGTTGAGTAAAATCGAAACAAAATTGGTGAATGAGCAACAAAAAGTACAAAATAATATCTCGAAGGCAGGAATTAACCTAAAATTCCTCTCAAATTATACCGCCACTATTAACGGGTTCAGTGGTGAAGTAAAAAACTCAGAAATCGAAAAGATAAAAAAACTAACGAATGTAAAAAATGTATATATTTCCAATGAATACGAAAGACCAGCACCATTAATGACGGATTCACATGGTTTAATAGGAAGCCAAGAAACGTGGGATATTGGCTATAAAGGGGAAGGCATGGTCGTTGCAGTCATTGACTCTGGCTATGATATCTATCACGATGATTTCAAACTTAGTGAAGAAACCGCTACAACACTTAGTGAAGCAGATATCAAAGAGCTAGATGTAGATGGGAAATACTATACCGAAAAAGTACCATATGCATATAACTACTATGATAAGAACCACACAATTAAAGAACCATTAGGCGCGAGCCATGGGCAGCATGTTGCAGGTACTGTCACAGCAAATGGAACAATTAAAGGTGTGGCCCCGGAATCACAATTATTGGCAATGAGAGTATTTTCAAATGATCCTTTTTACGCAACAACATTTTCTGATATTTATATCAAAGCGATTGATGATGCAATTAAGCTAGGTGCAGATTCATTGAACATGAGTCTTGGATCACCAGCAGGATTTACTCGTGAAAACAGCGCAGAAGATATAGCAATCAAAAATGCTGTCGAAAGCGGTATTGTTGCGGCAATTGCTGCAGGAAATGACCGAAATATCGTCTATAACAAATCAACAAAAGCATTGGCTTCTAATCCTGACGTTGGCGTAGTTGGGTCTCCAGGTCTAAATGAAGCAAGTTTTTCAGTAGCTTCTATAGACAATGTCGATGAAAATAGTGTGCTATTCTTAACCTATTTAGTGAATGGTGAAAAGAAAGAAGCTGAAATTCTTGTCGCATCTGAAAGCCCAAGTCCAAAAACTTTGCCGGCAAATAGTGAATTTGTTTTTGCTGGATTAGGTAAAGTAGAGGACTTTGGTAAGGTAGATGTAAATGGAAAGATTGCGCTCATAGAGAGAGGCGAACTTGACTTTACCGCGAAACTAGCAAATGCACAGGATGCAGGTGCAAGTGGGGTTGTAGTCTTTAATCACAGTTCGGGTGGAGAAGAGTTAATTAATATGGCTGGCGGCGAAAATGCTGAGGTTCCGTTCTTATTTATCGGAAATCGCGCAGGCGCAGAGTTGGCGAAAAGTGTGAATACAGAAACGAAGATTTCTTTCGAGAAAAGTGAAGATGCATATAATGGCCCGAAAATTAGTTCATTCTCATCATGGGGTGTAACGCCAGACTTGAGATTGAAACCTGAAATCTCGGCACCTGGTGGCGGGATTTATTCCACACAGAATGATAATACGTACGGCACAATGAGTGGTACTTCCATGGCAACACCGCATGTTGCGGGCGGTGCGGCATTAGTACAACAATATATTTCCGGGAATGATAAGTTCTCGAATCTAACAGTTGGAGAACGAACGGATCTTGCAAAAGTACTCATGATGAACACGGCGTATATCATTAAAGATGAACACGACAATGTCTATTCGCCTAGAATTCAAGGCGCAGGTGTTATGGACTTGGAGAACGCAGTTGAAACGACTGTTAAAGTTGTGAATACGAAGACAAACGAAGCTAAAGTTGAACTAAAAGAGCTTCAGTCCAAAAGCTTTACACTAAATTTAGCTGTGACGAATTTTGGTGACAAGGCAGTAGAATATGACGTTTCTTCTGTATTATTAGCCGATCAAGTAGAAAATGGTTATTTAGTAGAAACATCAAGAGAAGTTACACATACAACAACCGGTGCCGAAAGTTTCACAATCGAGCCAGGTGAGGTTGTCGAATTGTCTACGACGATTAATTTTGAAGAAGATGAACTGCCACTTAATAGTTTCGTAGAAGGGTTTTTAGTGTTAACAGGTAATGATTCAATCGATCTTTCAATACCGTTTACAGGGTTTTACGGTGACTGGACAAGCCAAAAAGTTCTGGACAACTTTATCGTCAATGATCCAGATGGTCCCACATTTTTCAATTTCGCAGGGATGATGGGAATCGGTGAACTTTGGTTTCCAGGCATGCCTTATCCGTTTCCGGAGTATTTCTTCTATGATACAGCGCGAATGGATATGAACCCAGGCGTTGAAATTGCTAAATCAGCAGGTACTGATGTAGTCGTACCTCATCTAACATTTATGAGAAATGCTGAAAAAGTTGAGTTTAATATTTTGGATGAAAATAAAAAGGTCTTAAGAACAATTGGATCAGAGGCGAATATTAGGAAGTATGCTGGTGCTGGCAGAGCGACAGCAGATACCTACGGATCAGGATTATGGGACGGCATGATTAATGGAAAACCGGCTGAAGAAGGCCACTACTTCTATGAAATCAAATCGACCATCAATTATCCTGGAGCACAGCCACAATCAAAAACAATGCCAATTTTAATCGACAAAACCGCACCAGAAGTATCAAATATCGAATATGACAAAGAAACAAAAACACTTTCATGGGATGCCATCGACAATGGTTATCCAACTGATAGTGTAGGAATAAGCTCATTTACAATCTCTAATTCAATTGAATCGGGAGATGGGGAAATCACAGTTGAAGCTCAAAAGAATGAAACTTCCTTCACGGTGGACGTTTCTTCATTAGTCGGTGACAATCCAGAAAACCTTTACATTTGGAGTTACGATAATTTATTAAACTCAGCCGTAGAAACAGTTAATGTGGAAGAGATTCCAACTGAAGCTGGAGAGCCGTTCATCTTCTTAAATTCACCTGGATTACTAGATTTTTATGGTGAAAAAGTGAACGTGCAAGGATATGTCGCAGGCTATGAGGGATTAGACAAAGTACTACTGGGTAAAGACGAAATCGAGGCAAACCTTGAATACAAAGAGTCTGTCACGATTTACTTTGGTAGTTGGGTTTACGAAGGACCAGCATATGAATTTACAAAAGAATTGACGCTGGAAGATGGCTATCATGAGCTATCCGTAAAAGCCATTGCCAAAGACGGTAGCGAAGACAGCATCATGAGAAGAATGTACGTAGACACGACAGCGCCAACGCTTGAAGTAACAGTTGAAGATCGTGATTTAGCTTCAAACAAAGCAACGCTTAAATTTGTGATGAAAGATAACTTCCCATTCTTTAAATTAACAGAGAATGGCAACGAGTTATATAAGTTTAACGGGTTCAATGATAGCATCATCGCAGGTCCAGATGAAAAAACAATTGAAAAAGAAATGTCCTTGGATGTTGGTGAAAATTCATTTACTTTCGTTTTAAGTGATATTCTCGGTCAAACTTCAGAAGTGACCTTAAATGTAAATCGAGGCAGCGTGGATGATTTATCCGAATCATATTCTGGCAGCGATCGTTATGGAACAGCGGTTGAAATAAGTCAGGCTGAATTCGAAAATGCGGATACAGTTGTATTAGCCAGTGGTGTGAATTTCCCAGATGCATTAGCGGGAGGACCACTTGCAACCGTATTAAATGCACCATTACTCTTGACGGGAGAAAAGAAAATTCCTGAAATCGTAATGGATGAAATCACTCGATTAGATGCGAAAAATGTCATCCTACTTGGCGGAGAAAATAGTGTTTCCGGACAAGTTCAAAAGTCAATCGAATCTCTCGGACTAAAAGTTGAGCGGATTTCCGGAGCGAATCGATACGAAACAGCGACATTAATTGCCCAAGAAATTAAAGCGATTAACGGTAGCAAGGAAGCTTTCGTCGTAAATGGAAGTAACTTCGCGGATGCACTAGCAATTAGTTCAGTAGCAGGTAGAGACGGTGTTCCAATTTTGTTAACTCAAAAAGATGTCTTAACAAAAGAAACATCTGACGCGATTAAGAAATGGAAAATTAAAGAGTTGACGGTCGTCGGCGGTGAAGCTGCTGTGAGTGCGGATGCATTACTCAATATTATTGGTTGGGGCGCATCTATTGACAGAGTTTACGGTGCAGATCGTTTTGAAACGGCATTAGAAATTGCGGAAACATTCTATCCGGATGCGACAAAAGCTGTATTCACAAATGGTTTAGATTTCCCTGACGCATTATCCGGCGCACCACTTGCGGCGAGAAACGATGCACCAGTCATTTTAACAAGAAGTACTGTTTTGGAAAAACCAATTACACCTTACCTAAAGGATAGTTCAGTAGAAGATGCAATATTCCTAGGCGGTAAAAATGCACTAAGTGATGATGTTAGACAAGAAATTGTCAATGTGTTGAAGAAGTAA